One window from the genome of Trabulsiella odontotermitis encodes:
- the ppnN gene encoding nucleotide 5'-monophosphate nucleosidase PpnN yields MITHISPLGSMDMLSQLEVDMLKRTASSDLYQLFRNCSLAVLNSGSLTDSSQELLSRFESFDINVLRRERGVKLELINPPEEAFVDGRIIRALQANLFAVLRDILFVYGQIHNTVRFPNLDLVSSTHITNLVFSILRNARALHVGEAPGMVVCWGGHSINETEYLYARRVGTQLGLRELNICTGCGPGAMEAPMKGAAVGHAQQRYKEGRFIGMTEPSIIAAEPPNPLVNELIIMPDIEKRLEAFVRLAHGIIIFPGGVGTAEELLYLLGILMNPANKNQVLPLILTGPKESADYFRVLDEFIVHTLGENARRHYRIIIDDAAEVARQMKKAMPLVKENRRDTGDAYSFNWSIRIAPDLQLPFEPTHENMANLKLYPDQPVEVLAADLRRAFSGIVAGNVKEVGIRAIEQHGPYKIHGDSDMMRRMDDLLQGFVAQHRMKLPGSAYIPCYEICS; encoded by the coding sequence TTGATTACACACATTAGCCCACTGGGCTCTATGGACATGTTGTCGCAGCTGGAAGTAGACATGCTGAAACGCACGGCCAGCAGCGACCTGTATCAACTGTTTCGTAACTGTTCCCTGGCGGTACTTAACTCCGGCAGTCTGACCGACAGCAGCCAGGAGCTGCTTTCTCGTTTCGAGAGCTTTGACATCAACGTGCTGCGCCGCGAGCGCGGCGTGAAGCTTGAGCTGATTAACCCGCCGGAAGAGGCTTTTGTCGACGGACGTATTATCCGCGCGTTACAGGCCAACCTGTTTGCCGTTCTGCGTGACATCCTGTTCGTTTATGGGCAAATCCACAATACCGTCCGTTTTCCGAATCTGGATCTGGTCAGTTCCACCCACATTACCAACCTGGTGTTTTCGATCCTGCGTAACGCCCGCGCGCTTCATGTTGGCGAAGCGCCTGGCATGGTCGTGTGCTGGGGCGGCCATTCCATCAACGAAACCGAATACCTGTATGCCCGTCGCGTCGGCACCCAGCTTGGCTTGCGTGAACTGAACATCTGCACCGGCTGTGGTCCCGGAGCGATGGAAGCGCCGATGAAAGGCGCGGCGGTTGGCCACGCTCAACAGCGCTACAAAGAAGGGCGTTTTATCGGCATGACTGAGCCTTCAATCATCGCCGCCGAGCCGCCAAACCCGCTGGTGAACGAACTGATCATCATGCCGGACATCGAAAAACGTCTGGAAGCGTTTGTGCGCCTTGCGCATGGCATCATCATCTTCCCGGGCGGCGTGGGTACGGCGGAAGAATTATTGTACCTGCTCGGCATTCTGATGAATCCGGCCAACAAAAATCAGGTGCTGCCGCTGATCCTGACCGGCCCTAAAGAGAGTGCCGATTACTTCCGCGTGCTGGATGAGTTTATCGTTCATACGCTGGGGGAAAACGCGCGCCGCCACTACCGCATCATCATTGACGATGCCGCCGAAGTGGCCCGGCAGATGAAAAAGGCCATGCCGCTGGTGAAAGAAAACCGCCGCGACACGGGAGACGCCTACAGCTTCAACTGGTCGATTCGCATTGCGCCGGATCTGCAACTGCCGTTTGAGCCGACTCACGAGAACATGGCAAACCTGAAGCTCTACCCGGATCAACCCGTCGAAGTGCTGGCGGCTGATCTGCGTCGTGCTTTTTCCGGTATCGTCGCGGGTAACGTGAAAGAGGTGGGCATTCGCGCCATCGAACAGCATGGCCCGTACAAGATCCACGGCGACAGCGACATGATGCGCCGGATGGACGATCTGCTGCAGGGCTTTGTGGCCCAGCACCGCATGAAACTCCCGGGTTCCGCCTACATCCCCTGCTACGAAATCTGTTCATAA
- the queF gene encoding NADPH-dependent 7-cyano-7-deazaguanine reductase QueF (Catalyzes the NADPH-dependent reduction of 7-cyano-7-deazaguanine (preQ0) to 7-aminomethyl-7-deazaguanine (preQ1) in queuosine biosynthesis) → MSSYENHQALAGLTLGKTTDYRDTYDASLLQGVPRSLNRDPLGLHADNLPFHGADIWTLYELSWLNAKGLPQVAVGHVELDDTTVNLVESKSFKLYLNSFNQTRFADRDAVRTTLERDLSACAQGNVTVALYRLDEIEGQPVAHFNGTCIDDQDIDIDNYQFSADYLQGAASGKRVEETLVSHLLKSNCLITHQPDWGSVQIQYRGAKIDREKLLRYLVSFRHHNEFHEQCVERIFNDIMRFCQPETLSVYARYTRRGGLDINPWRSNTDFAPATGRLARQ, encoded by the coding sequence ATGTCTTCTTATGAAAATCATCAGGCGCTGGCTGGCCTGACGCTCGGTAAAACGACCGACTACCGCGACACCTACGACGCCTCGCTGCTGCAGGGCGTTCCGCGCAGTCTGAATCGCGATCCTCTCGGCTTACACGCCGACAACCTGCCTTTCCACGGTGCGGACATCTGGACGCTGTACGAACTGTCGTGGCTCAATGCGAAAGGGCTGCCGCAAGTAGCGGTGGGCCATGTTGAACTGGATGACACGACGGTTAATCTGGTGGAATCAAAAAGCTTTAAGCTCTATCTCAACAGTTTTAACCAGACGCGTTTTGCCGACCGGGACGCGGTGCGTACTACGCTTGAGCGCGACCTCAGCGCCTGCGCGCAGGGCAACGTTACGGTGGCGCTGTACCGTCTGGATGAAATCGAAGGACAGCCGGTCGCCCACTTCAACGGCACGTGTATTGATGATCAGGATATCGACATCGACAACTACCAGTTCAGCGCCGACTATCTGCAGGGTGCCGCCAGCGGCAAGCGTGTGGAGGAGACGCTGGTCAGCCATCTGCTGAAATCCAACTGTCTCATCACGCATCAGCCGGACTGGGGCTCGGTGCAGATCCAGTATCGCGGCGCGAAAATCGACCGGGAAAAACTGCTGCGCTATCTGGTGTCATTCCGCCATCACAACGAATTTCATGAGCAATGCGTGGAGCGTATCTTCAATGACATTATGCGCTTCTGCCAGCCGGAAACGCTGAGCGTGTATGCCCGCTATACCCGCCGCGGCGGTCTGGATATCAACCCCTGGCGTTCGAACACCGACTTCGCCCCCGCCACCGGACGACTGGCTCGTCAATAA
- the syd gene encoding SecY-interacting protein, translating into MDNQTAEALQAFTQRYCDAWRREYDSWPRSEDLYGVPSPCTLSTTDEAVFWQPQSFDLTPNVNAVERALDIVIQQPLHSYYTTQYAGDMSATFMGEPLLLLQTWSPDDFRRVQENLIGHLVTQKRLKLSPTLFIATLDSELDVISVCNLTGEVIKETLGTPQRTVLSSSLASFLNQLDPLL; encoded by the coding sequence GTGGATAACCAGACCGCAGAAGCGCTTCAGGCGTTTACCCAACGGTATTGTGACGCATGGCGGCGTGAATATGACTCCTGGCCGCGCAGCGAGGATCTCTACGGCGTGCCGTCTCCCTGCACGCTATCCACCACTGATGAGGCGGTCTTCTGGCAGCCGCAATCGTTTGATCTGACGCCGAATGTAAACGCGGTTGAACGCGCCCTGGACATTGTGATACAACAGCCGCTTCATTCATACTATACCACCCAATATGCGGGTGATATGTCAGCAACGTTTATGGGTGAACCCCTGTTGTTGCTACAGACCTGGAGTCCGGATGACTTCCGGCGTGTTCAGGAAAACCTGATTGGTCACCTGGTCACACAGAAACGCCTGAAACTGTCGCCGACGTTATTTATCGCGACGCTGGACAGCGAACTGGACGTGATATCGGTCTGTAACCTGACCGGCGAAGTCATTAAAGAAACCCTCGGTACGCCACAGCGTACGGTACTTTCTTCCTCTCTTGCGAGTTTCCTCAATCAGCTTGACCCCCTTTTGTAA
- a CDS encoding YqcC family protein — protein MTLHDNVRAQLRAIETVMRLHQHWQSDAPDASAFNSDQPFCMDTLAPLEWLQWVLIPRMHQLLDNGQPLPQNFAIAPYYEVALEASHPLRERVLPELLALDALFADDNA, from the coding sequence ATGACTCTTCACGACAACGTACGTGCGCAGCTGCGCGCCATTGAAACCGTGATGCGGCTGCATCAGCACTGGCAGAGCGACGCACCCGACGCCAGCGCCTTCAACAGCGATCAGCCTTTCTGCATGGACACCCTGGCGCCGCTGGAATGGCTGCAGTGGGTGCTGATCCCGCGGATGCACCAGTTACTCGACAACGGTCAGCCGCTGCCGCAAAATTTTGCCATCGCCCCCTATTATGAAGTGGCTCTCGAGGCCAGCCACCCCCTGCGTGAGCGTGTGCTGCCCGAGCTACTGGCGCTCGACGCCCTGTTTGCGGACGACAACGCCTGA
- the truC gene encoding tRNA pseudouridine(65) synthase TruC, whose amino-acid sequence MLEIIYQDEWLVAVNKPSGWLVHRSWLDRDEKVVVMQTVRDQIGQHVFTAHRLDRPTSGVLLMGLSSEAGRLLAQQFEQHQIQKRYHAIVRGWLTGDDLLDYPLVEELDKIADKFARDDKGPQPAVTHYRGLATVEMPVATGRYPTTRYGLVELEPKTGRKHQLRRHLKHLRHPIIGDSKHGDLRQNRSAADHFGCHRLMLHASTLSLTHPFTGEPLTLHAGFDEVWMQALAQFGWRGLLPINERVEFAGGSGQDGVIDTTSGS is encoded by the coding sequence ATGCTGGAAATCATTTATCAGGACGAATGGCTGGTGGCGGTGAATAAACCGTCCGGCTGGCTGGTACACCGCAGTTGGCTCGATCGCGATGAAAAAGTGGTGGTGATGCAGACCGTGCGCGATCAGATAGGCCAGCACGTCTTTACCGCTCATCGTCTCGATCGCCCGACGTCCGGCGTGCTGCTGATGGGGCTGTCCAGTGAAGCGGGCCGTCTGCTGGCGCAACAGTTTGAACAGCATCAGATCCAGAAACGCTATCACGCCATCGTCCGTGGCTGGCTGACTGGCGACGATCTGCTGGATTACCCGCTGGTTGAAGAACTGGACAAAATTGCCGATAAATTCGCCCGCGACGATAAAGGTCCGCAGCCTGCCGTGACGCACTATCGTGGGCTGGCGACAGTGGAAATGCCTGTCGCCACCGGTCGTTATCCAACCACGCGTTACGGTCTGGTGGAGCTGGAGCCCAAAACGGGTCGCAAGCACCAGCTGCGCCGCCACCTTAAACATCTCCGTCATCCGATCATCGGTGACAGCAAGCATGGCGATTTACGCCAGAACCGCAGCGCCGCTGACCATTTTGGCTGTCACCGGCTGATGCTGCATGCCAGCACGTTGTCGCTGACGCATCCGTTTACCGGCGAGCCGTTAACGCTGCATGCCGGTTTCGACGAGGTCTGGATGCAGGCGCTGGCGCAATTCGGCTGGCGCGGTCTTCTCCCGATAAACGAAAGGGTTGAGTTTGCGGGCGGCAGCGGTCAGGATGGCGTTATCGATACAACATCAGGGAGTTGA
- a CDS encoding flavodoxin: MAEVGIFVGTMYGNALLVAEEAETILSGLGHKATVFEDPEISDWEAYTGKYALVVTSTTGQGDLPDSIVPLFEGMKDMYQPHMRYGIIALGDSTYANFCGGGKKFDERLQEQGAQRIGEMLMIDASEDPEPESVSSPWVEHWATLLS, encoded by the coding sequence ATGGCGGAAGTGGGTATTTTTGTCGGCACCATGTATGGAAACGCGTTGCTGGTTGCCGAAGAAGCAGAAACCATCCTGAGCGGGCTGGGGCATAAAGCCACCGTTTTTGAAGATCCCGAGATCAGTGACTGGGAAGCGTATACCGGAAAATACGCGCTGGTCGTTACCTCGACCACCGGCCAGGGCGACCTGCCGGACAGCATCGTCCCGCTGTTTGAAGGGATGAAAGACATGTACCAGCCGCACATGCGCTACGGCATTATTGCGCTCGGCGACAGCACCTACGCCAATTTCTGCGGCGGGGGTAAAAAGTTTGACGAGCGCCTGCAGGAGCAGGGCGCGCAGCGCATCGGCGAGATGCTGATGATCGACGCCAGTGAAGATCCCGAACCCGAAAGCGTCTCCAGCCCGTGGGTTGAACACTGGGCCACGCTGCTCAGCTGA
- a CDS encoding MFS transporter has product MSSLSHEASAVEKRTNARYWIVVMLFIVTSFNYGDRATLSIAGSEMAKEIGLDPVGMGYVFSAFSWAYVIGQIPGGWLLDRFGSKRVYFWSIFIWSLFTLLQGFVDVFNGFGIIVALFTLRFLVGLAESPSFPGNSRIVAAWFPAQERGTAVAIFNSAQYFATVIFAPIMGWLTHEVGWSHVFFFMGGLGIIISFIWLKVIYEPNQHPGVNKKELEYIAQGGALINMDQKNAKPHVPMSEKWGQIKQLISSRMMIGVYIGQYCINALTYFFITWFPVYLVQARGMSILKAGVVASIPAVCGFIGGVLGGIISDWLMRRTGSLNVARKTPIVLGMLLSMTMVFCNYVDTEWMIIGFMAMAFFGKGIGALGWAVMADTAPKEISGLSGGLFNMFGNISGIVTPIAIGYIVGVSGSFNGALIYVGIHALVAVLSYLVVVGDIKRIELQPVTGRE; this is encoded by the coding sequence ATGAGTTCATTAAGTCACGAGGCGAGCGCCGTCGAAAAGCGCACTAACGCCCGCTACTGGATAGTGGTGATGCTGTTTATCGTCACCTCCTTCAACTACGGTGATCGTGCCACGCTATCGATTGCCGGTTCGGAAATGGCCAAAGAGATTGGCCTTGATCCGGTTGGCATGGGTTATGTTTTCTCCGCATTTTCCTGGGCCTATGTCATCGGTCAAATCCCCGGTGGCTGGCTGCTTGACCGCTTTGGTTCGAAACGGGTTTATTTCTGGTCGATCTTTATCTGGTCGCTCTTCACCCTGCTGCAGGGTTTCGTCGACGTATTCAACGGCTTTGGCATCATCGTGGCGCTGTTTACCCTGCGTTTCCTCGTCGGCCTTGCGGAATCGCCTTCTTTCCCAGGCAACAGTCGCATCGTCGCGGCCTGGTTCCCGGCGCAGGAGAGGGGAACCGCGGTGGCGATTTTTAACTCGGCGCAGTATTTCGCGACCGTGATTTTCGCGCCGATCATGGGCTGGCTGACGCACGAAGTGGGCTGGTCACATGTGTTCTTCTTTATGGGCGGACTGGGGATCATCATCAGCTTTATCTGGCTGAAAGTGATCTATGAACCCAATCAGCACCCTGGCGTGAACAAAAAAGAGCTGGAGTACATTGCCCAGGGCGGGGCGCTGATCAACATGGATCAGAAAAACGCGAAACCCCACGTGCCGATGAGCGAAAAATGGGGGCAAATCAAACAACTGATTAGCTCACGCATGATGATCGGCGTATACATCGGACAGTACTGCATTAACGCACTGACCTACTTCTTCATTACCTGGTTCCCGGTTTATCTGGTGCAGGCGCGCGGCATGTCGATTCTGAAAGCCGGGGTTGTCGCTTCCATTCCGGCGGTGTGCGGATTTATCGGCGGCGTGCTGGGCGGCATCATTTCCGACTGGCTGATGCGGCGCACCGGGTCGCTCAACGTCGCCCGTAAAACGCCCATTGTGCTCGGTATGCTGCTCTCCATGACGATGGTGTTCTGTAATTACGTCGATACGGAATGGATGATTATCGGCTTCATGGCGATGGCCTTCTTCGGTAAAGGCATTGGCGCGCTGGGCTGGGCGGTGATGGCTGACACGGCGCCGAAAGAGATCAGCGGTCTCTCCGGCGGGCTGTTCAACATGTTCGGCAACATTTCCGGCATCGTGACGCCGATTGCGATTGGCTACATTGTCGGGGTTTCCGGCTCCTTTAACGGTGCGCTGATTTATGTCGGGATCCACGCGCTGGTGGCGGTACTGAGCTACCTGGTGGTGGTCGGCGATATCAAGCGTATTGAACTGCAACCTGTGACAGGACGTGAATGA
- a CDS encoding enolase C-terminal domain-like protein, whose translation MSTQSSPIITEMKVIPVAGHDSMLLNIGGAHNAYFTRNIVVLSDNAGNTGVGEAPGGEVIYQTLVDAIPMVVGQEVARLNRVVQRVHKGNQAADFDTFGKGAWTFELRVNAVAALEAALLDLLGKALNVPVCELLGPGKQRDAVTVLGYLFYIGDRTKTDLPYLDATPGSHDWYRLRHQEAMSSAAVVRLAEAAQDRYGFKDFKLKGGVLPGEQEIDTVRALKKRFPNARITVDPNGAWLLDEAIALCKGLQDVLTYAEDPCGAEQGFSGREVMAEFRRATGLPVATNMIATNWREMGHAVMLNAVDIPLADPHFWTLSGAVRVAQLCDDWGLTWGCHSNNHFDISLAMFTHVGAAAPGTPTAIDTHWIWQEGDARLTKNPLQIKDGKIAVPDAPGLGIELDWDQVQKAHEAYKRLPGGARNDAGPMQYLIPGWTFDRKRPVFGRN comes from the coding sequence ATGAGTACACAATCCAGCCCCATCATTACTGAGATGAAAGTGATCCCCGTTGCCGGTCACGACAGCATGCTGCTGAACATCGGTGGGGCACATAACGCATACTTTACGCGCAATATCGTGGTGTTGAGCGACAACGCCGGAAATACCGGCGTGGGGGAAGCGCCGGGCGGTGAGGTTATCTACCAGACGCTGGTTGATGCCATTCCGATGGTGGTCGGCCAGGAAGTGGCGCGCCTGAACCGGGTGGTGCAGCGCGTGCATAAAGGTAACCAGGCAGCGGATTTTGATACTTTCGGTAAAGGCGCGTGGACGTTTGAACTGCGCGTCAACGCGGTCGCGGCTCTCGAAGCGGCGCTGCTGGACTTGCTCGGCAAAGCGCTCAATGTGCCGGTGTGCGAACTGCTCGGCCCGGGCAAACAGCGTGATGCGGTGACAGTCCTCGGCTATCTCTTTTACATTGGCGACCGCACGAAAACGGATCTGCCATATCTCGACGCCACACCAGGTTCGCATGACTGGTATCGCCTGCGCCATCAGGAAGCCATGAGCAGCGCCGCGGTGGTGCGACTCGCGGAAGCCGCACAGGATCGCTATGGCTTTAAAGATTTCAAACTGAAAGGCGGCGTGTTGCCTGGCGAGCAGGAAATCGACACCGTGCGGGCGCTGAAAAAGCGTTTCCCGAACGCGCGGATCACCGTCGATCCAAACGGCGCCTGGCTGCTTGATGAAGCCATTGCACTCTGCAAAGGGCTGCAGGATGTACTGACTTACGCCGAAGATCCCTGTGGCGCGGAGCAGGGCTTCTCAGGGCGTGAAGTGATGGCGGAATTCCGGCGTGCCACCGGGTTGCCAGTCGCCACCAACATGATCGCCACTAACTGGCGGGAAATGGGGCATGCGGTGATGCTCAATGCCGTCGATATTCCGCTGGCCGACCCGCATTTCTGGACGCTGTCCGGCGCGGTGCGCGTCGCTCAACTCTGCGACGACTGGGGGCTGACCTGGGGCTGCCACTCCAATAACCATTTCGACATTTCGCTGGCGATGTTTACCCACGTCGGCGCCGCGGCGCCAGGCACGCCAACCGCCATTGATACACACTGGATCTGGCAGGAAGGGGATGCGCGCCTGACGAAAAATCCGCTGCAAATTAAAGACGGCAAGATTGCCGTTCCCGATGCGCCAGGGCTTGGCATCGAGCTGGACTGGGATCAGGTGCAAAAGGCTCACGAAGCCTACAAACGACTGCCGGGCGGCGCGCGTAATGACGCAGGCCCAATGCAATATCTGATCCCCGGCTGGACTTTTGATCGCAAACGCCCGGTTTTTGGCCGTAATTAA
- the gudD gene encoding glucarate dehydratase: MTTRHSTPVVTTMQVIPVAGFDSMLMNLSGAHAPFFTRNIVIIKDNSGHTGVGEIPGGEKIRQTLEDAAPLVVGKTLGDYKNVLTAVRNTFADRDAGGRGLQTFDLRTTIHVVTGIEAALLDLLGQHLGVNVASLLGDGQQRSEVEMLGYLFFVGNRKQTPLAYQSQPDDACDWYRLRHDEAMTPQAVVRLAEAAYEKYGFNDFKLKGGVLAGEEEAEAITALATRFPQARVTLDPNGAWLLDEAIKIGKQLKGVLAYAEDPCGAEQGFSGREVMAEFRRATGLPTATNMIATDWRQMGHTLSLQSVDIPLADPHFWTMQGSVRVAQMCHDFGLTWGSHSNNHFDVSLAMFTHVAAAAPGQITAIDTHWIWQEGNQRLTKQPFEIKGGMVQVPTTPGLGVELDMDRVMQANELYKKHGLGARDDAMGMQYLIPNWKFDNKRPCMVR, encoded by the coding sequence ATGACAACGCGACATTCCACACCGGTTGTGACTACCATGCAGGTGATCCCGGTTGCCGGTTTTGACAGTATGCTGATGAACCTGAGCGGCGCGCATGCACCGTTTTTCACCCGTAATATCGTGATCATTAAAGATAATTCGGGCCATACCGGCGTAGGTGAAATTCCGGGTGGCGAGAAGATCCGCCAGACGCTGGAAGACGCTGCGCCGCTGGTGGTGGGGAAAACGCTGGGCGACTATAAAAACGTCCTGACCGCTGTGCGCAATACTTTCGCTGATCGCGATGCTGGTGGGCGCGGATTGCAAACCTTTGATTTACGAACCACTATCCATGTGGTGACCGGTATCGAAGCCGCGCTGCTCGATCTGCTCGGTCAGCATCTGGGCGTGAACGTCGCCTCGCTGCTTGGCGACGGCCAGCAGCGCAGCGAAGTGGAAATGCTCGGTTATCTGTTCTTTGTCGGTAACCGGAAGCAAACGCCGCTGGCGTACCAGAGCCAGCCGGATGACGCCTGCGACTGGTATCGTCTGCGCCATGACGAAGCGATGACCCCGCAGGCCGTGGTGCGTCTGGCGGAAGCGGCGTATGAAAAATATGGTTTCAACGATTTCAAACTGAAAGGCGGCGTGCTGGCGGGCGAAGAAGAAGCCGAAGCCATCACCGCGCTGGCGACGCGTTTCCCGCAGGCGCGCGTGACGCTCGATCCGAACGGTGCCTGGCTGCTGGATGAAGCCATTAAAATAGGTAAACAGCTTAAAGGTGTGCTGGCGTATGCCGAAGATCCTTGTGGTGCCGAACAGGGTTTCTCGGGCCGTGAAGTGATGGCGGAATTCCGTCGCGCGACGGGGCTGCCGACGGCCACCAACATGATTGCCACCGACTGGCGTCAGATGGGCCATACTTTGTCATTACAATCGGTTGATATTCCGCTGGCTGACCCGCATTTCTGGACCATGCAGGGCTCGGTTCGCGTCGCGCAGATGTGCCATGATTTTGGTCTGACGTGGGGTTCTCATTCCAACAACCACTTTGACGTCTCGCTGGCGATGTTTACCCATGTTGCCGCGGCGGCGCCGGGGCAAATCACCGCCATTGATACGCACTGGATCTGGCAGGAAGGCAACCAGCGTCTCACGAAGCAGCCGTTTGAAATCAAAGGCGGCATGGTGCAGGTGCCGACGACGCCTGGACTGGGCGTCGAGCTGGATATGGATCGCGTTATGCAGGCGAATGAGCTGTACAAAAAACACGGTCTCGGCGCGCGTGATGATGCAATGGGAATGCAGTATCTGATCCCGAACTGGAAGTTTGATAACAAACGCCCGTGCATGGTGCGTTAA
- a CDS encoding glycerate kinase gives MKIVIAPDSYKESLSALAVATAIEQGFREIYPEAEYVKLPMADGGEGTVEVMITATQGRRVDVDVTGPLGDTVRGFYGISGDGQCAFIEMAAASGLEQVPVERRNPLKTTSWGTGELIRHALDAGVRQIIIGIGGSATNDGGAGMMQALGAQLLTADGQQIAHGGGALEKLDRIDIRHLDRRLATCQIDVACDVTNPLTGPEGATAVFGPQKGATEAMIAQLDRALERYARIIARDLDVDVLELEGGGAAGGLGAALYAFCGARLRQGIEIVTDALKLDEQVADADLVITGEGRIDSQTVHGKVPVGVARIATRHNVPVIGIAGSLTADVGVVHQHGIDAVFSVIYTICTLEEALAQAGDNVRMAARNIAAVLKIGTSRRF, from the coding sequence ATGAAGATAGTTATCGCACCGGATTCATACAAGGAAAGCCTGAGTGCACTGGCGGTCGCGACCGCGATTGAACAGGGTTTCAGGGAGATTTATCCGGAAGCGGAATACGTCAAACTGCCGATGGCGGATGGCGGGGAAGGTACGGTGGAAGTGATGATTACCGCGACGCAGGGGCGACGGGTTGACGTCGATGTGACGGGGCCGCTTGGCGACACGGTGCGCGGGTTTTACGGCATTTCCGGCGACGGACAATGTGCGTTTATTGAAATGGCCGCTGCGAGCGGTCTCGAGCAGGTGCCGGTCGAGCGACGCAATCCGCTGAAAACGACGTCGTGGGGTACCGGAGAATTAATCCGTCATGCGCTGGATGCGGGCGTCAGGCAGATAATCATCGGCATTGGCGGCAGTGCGACTAACGATGGCGGCGCTGGCATGATGCAGGCGCTGGGCGCGCAACTCTTGACTGCCGATGGGCAGCAAATTGCTCATGGCGGCGGCGCGCTCGAAAAGCTCGATCGCATTGATATCCGCCATCTCGACCGTCGTCTGGCGACCTGTCAGATTGATGTCGCCTGCGATGTCACTAATCCTCTCACGGGCCCGGAAGGCGCTACCGCCGTGTTCGGCCCGCAAAAAGGGGCGACAGAGGCGATGATTGCGCAACTGGATCGGGCGCTGGAGCGCTATGCCCGGATCATCGCCCGCGATCTCGACGTTGATGTGCTGGAGCTGGAAGGCGGCGGTGCGGCAGGCGGGCTGGGCGCGGCGCTGTATGCATTTTGCGGCGCGCGCTTACGGCAGGGGATTGAGATCGTAACGGATGCGCTGAAGCTCGACGAGCAGGTCGCCGACGCGGATCTGGTGATCACCGGCGAAGGCCGCATCGACAGCCAGACTGTGCACGGTAAAGTGCCGGTGGGCGTTGCGAGAATTGCGACGCGGCATAACGTGCCGGTCATCGGGATTGCGGGTAGTCTGACGGCTGACGTCGGCGTCGTGCATCAGCACGGGATCGATGCGGTGTTCAGCGTCATCTACACCATCTGTACGCTGGAGGAGGCACTGGCGCAGGCGGGCGATAACGTGCGCATGGCGGCGCGCAATATTGCGGCGGTACTGAAAATCGGAACATCCCGGCGTTTCTGA